The stretch of DNA CCGCTGCGCTTCACCAGCGCCGGCCTGCGCCTGCTGCAACTGGCGGACGCCACCCTGCCCTTGCTGCGCGGTGCCGAACGCGACATCGCGCGCCTGGCCGGCGGCACGGCCGGGCGTTTGCACATGGCCATCGAGTGCCACAGTTGCTTCCAGTGGTTGATGCCGACCATCGACCAGTTCCGCGATGCCTGGCCGGAAGTCGAGCTGGACCTGGCCTCCGGCTTCGCCTTCGCGCCGCTGCCGGCCCTGGCCCGTGGCGACCTGGACCTGGTGGTGACCTCGGATCCGCTGGAGCTGCCGGGCATCACCTATGTACCGCTGTTCACCTACGAAGCCATGCTCGCCGTGGCCAACCAGCACCCGCTGGCGAACAAGCCGTACATCGTGCCCGAAGACCTGATCAGCGAAACCCTGATCACCTACCCGGTGGAGCGGGATCGCCTGGACATCTTCACCCGCTTCCTGGAACCGGCGGATGTAGAACCGGCCCAGGTGCGCACCTCGGAACTGACGGTGATGATGATGCAGTTGGTGGCCAGCGGTCGCGGCGTGTGCGGCATGCCCCATTGGGCGCTGCATGAATACAGCTCCCGGGGGTATGTGAAGGCCAAGCGGCTGGGGGAGAAAGGTTTGTTTGCCACGCTGTACGCCGGGATTCGCGCCGACATGCTGGACGCGCCGTACATGCGTGATTTTCTGCTGACGGCCAAGGACACCTCGTTTTCGACCCTGGACGGCGTCAGCGCCGTTCGCTGACCTGTAGCGGATACCTGTGGCGAGGGAGCTTGCTCCCGCCGGGCTGCGCAGCAGACCCAAAAATCCTGGGGCCGCTTCGCGCCCCAGCGGGAGCAAGCTCCCTCGCCACAAGATCAGGCAGGGATCAGAGAGGCGCGGTAGAACGGCAGAATCAAATCCCGGGTCAGCGGCGCAAGCTGCAAACCGCCGTCGCCCGCCGGGTCGATCCAGCACACCTCTTCAATCTCGGCAGCCGGTGTCACAGGCACGTCGATGTGCACTTGGAACAATTCGGCCTGCACCACGAACCCCGGCTCATTCGCCGCCGGCGCCGAGAACTGCCCAAGGTACACAGCCGCCGCCGGATCAACTCGCAGGCCCAGTTCTTCGTGCAGCTCACGGGCCAAAGCCTCTGCGGGTTGCTCGCCGGCATCGATCTTGCCGCCCGGCTGCATGAAGGCCTGGGTGCCGCGCTTGCGTACCAGCAGGGTCTGGCCGTCGCTGCCGATCAGCAGGGCGGCGGCGATGCGAATGGTGGAGGTCATGAAAAGGTCGCCTTGAATACAAAGGCGCAAGGATCCCATGAACCGGTCTCACCCCGAAAGCAGTGCCTCATCCGGCTCCTTGATGAACACGCTGTACTTCGCCCCTTCCATCGCCTCGAACGCAATCAGCTTGTCCACCAGCGGCAGGTTCAACACCTTGCCGGCGTTGAGCAGCAGCATGCCGTTGTCGGCGTTGAGGTTGCGCGCCAGCACCATGCCTTCGGCCAGTTCGCGGGTGGTCAGGACCTTCACCGACGGGTCGCCCAGGGTCACGTCACTGAGGAACGCGGCGCAGGCCTGGATGAAGTCCTCGACCATGTCCGGGTCGTAAAGGCGCCCGGCGTATTTGCGGATGTAGAGCAGCGCTTCGTCGCTGTTCATCTGCCGTTCGAGGATCAAGCCGCGTTGCAGTTCGATGAAGTCCACCGCCAGTTTCAACAGGCGCGAACCTACAGGTATTGCTTCGCCCTTGAGGTGGTCGGGAAAGCCGCTGCCGTCCCAGCGTTCCTGGTGATGGCGGATCAAGCGTGCCGCGTCTTTCATCGGTTCCAGGGTCATCAGCAACGATTCGCTCTGGGC from Pseudomonas sp. NC02 encodes:
- a CDS encoding NUDIX domain-containing protein; amino-acid sequence: MTSTIRIAAALLIGSDGQTLLVRKRGTQAFMQPGGKIDAGEQPAEALARELHEELGLRVDPAAAVYLGQFSAPAANEPGFVVQAELFQVHIDVPVTPAAEIEEVCWIDPAGDGGLQLAPLTRDLILPFYRASLIPA
- the metR gene encoding transcriptional regulator MetR produces the protein MLEIRHLKTLHALREADSLVEAAERLHLTQSALSHQFKELEERMGMQLFVRKTKPLRFTSAGLRLLQLADATLPLLRGAERDIARLAGGTAGRLHMAIECHSCFQWLMPTIDQFRDAWPEVELDLASGFAFAPLPALARGDLDLVVTSDPLELPGITYVPLFTYEAMLAVANQHPLANKPYIVPEDLISETLITYPVERDRLDIFTRFLEPADVEPAQVRTSELTVMMMQLVASGRGVCGMPHWALHEYSSRGYVKAKRLGEKGLFATLYAGIRADMLDAPYMRDFLLTAKDTSFSTLDGVSAVR